From the Pseudarthrobacter sp. MM222 genome, one window contains:
- a CDS encoding GNAT family N-acetyltransferase, with translation MTELASCWPPFGLTLATPRLTLRPIRDEEIPAAVEAALSGIHEPGRSPFSRPWAEMPADELGPNMARWYWRCRGNMSPQEWTLLLGIWHDGEFIGCQDIEARDFATLKTVSTGSWLRRSAQGQGFGKEMRAAVALYAFDWLGAEAAESEAAAWNQQSLGVSRSLGYELNGVTRASWGGVAQEVQKVRLTPATFKRPDWQLKVEGHEATAKYLGIE, from the coding sequence ATGACTGAGCTCGCCTCCTGCTGGCCCCCCTTCGGCCTGACCCTGGCCACACCGCGCCTGACCCTGCGCCCCATCCGCGACGAGGAGATCCCGGCTGCGGTGGAGGCGGCCCTGAGCGGCATCCACGAGCCCGGCCGCAGCCCCTTCAGCAGGCCATGGGCCGAAATGCCGGCCGACGAGCTCGGGCCCAACATGGCTCGGTGGTACTGGCGGTGCCGCGGAAACATGTCGCCGCAGGAGTGGACCCTGCTGCTCGGCATCTGGCATGACGGTGAGTTCATCGGCTGCCAGGACATCGAGGCCAGGGACTTCGCCACCCTGAAGACGGTGAGCACCGGCTCCTGGCTCCGCCGGAGCGCGCAGGGTCAGGGCTTCGGCAAGGAGATGCGGGCCGCCGTCGCCCTCTACGCCTTCGACTGGCTCGGCGCCGAAGCCGCCGAGTCCGAGGCCGCCGCCTGGAACCAACAATCCCTCGGAGTCTCCCGCTCCCTCGGCTACGAACTCAACGGAGTCACCAGAGCCTCCTGGGGCGGCGTGGCCCAAGAAGTCCAAAAAGTCCGCCTGACTCCCGCCACCTTCAAACGCCCCGACTGGCAACTCAAAGTGGAGGGCCACGAAGCCACCGCCAAATACTTGGGGATCGAGTAA
- a CDS encoding thioredoxin domain-containing protein, producing the protein MRDPETADRGTPRTVPEAANALGTEPSAYLRQHAGNPVHWRPFGDEAFAFAAARDVPVFLSIGYAACHWCHVMAHESFEDQATADFLNAHFVAVKVDREERPDVDAVYMAATQAITGEGGWPMSVFLLPDGRAFHAGTYFPPLPLPGRPSFRQVLEAVVEAWTERRSALEQNADTLARGLAAAQFGPAQFGAAVRLDRPPEPVSAELVSEAVAALADSEDPDDGGFGTAPKFPPSPVLEFLIRHAAAGSGAASGAGPFRAADSGSALAARDMAGRTLAAMSRSALFDQLDGGFARYSVTRDWSVPHFEKMLYDNAQLLRLYTHWVRLGGTAEYPAAEAADVAGRTADWLLAALGLATRPVSGAAGSAAAGTGPERLPEAVASSLDADTVVAGRHSEGATYLWTTRELAALLGAEDGAAVARLMNVGGRGTVTAEGSPLHPGREMGPADAELWQRVLPVLLAERSRRPQPARDDKVVAGWNGLAVAALAETGAVLDRPDLTAAAGRIAAYLERVHWHAGEGNVPGSLVRVSHDGVARGIGGLLEDYAFCAEGLLALHSVTGQARWYRLAEDLITAACFRFVTDGALQDSAGESGQVLNAQGGRAALDPFDNAAPSGAAAFAGVLLSYSALSGSGRHRALAGNILDLLPPLATRAPRVAGWLLATAQAALAGPVEAAVAGPDTPERAALHRELLRSPSPGLVIAVQDAADAAPSVPLLRGRGPAPDGSPQVFLCRGMVCELPVGSAGAVRDRLASMAG; encoded by the coding sequence ATGCGGGACCCGGAAACCGCTGACCGCGGAACTCCCCGGACTGTCCCCGAGGCTGCCAATGCCCTGGGGACGGAGCCCTCTGCCTACCTCCGGCAGCACGCGGGCAATCCCGTCCATTGGCGCCCGTTCGGGGACGAAGCCTTTGCCTTCGCCGCTGCGCGGGACGTCCCGGTGTTCCTCTCCATCGGGTACGCAGCCTGCCACTGGTGCCATGTCATGGCGCACGAATCCTTTGAGGACCAGGCCACCGCAGACTTCCTGAACGCCCACTTCGTCGCGGTCAAGGTGGACCGGGAGGAACGGCCTGACGTCGACGCCGTCTACATGGCCGCAACCCAGGCCATCACAGGCGAGGGCGGCTGGCCGATGTCCGTCTTCCTCCTGCCCGACGGGCGTGCCTTCCACGCCGGCACCTATTTCCCGCCGCTACCCTTGCCGGGCCGGCCCTCCTTCCGCCAGGTCCTCGAGGCCGTGGTCGAGGCCTGGACGGAACGCCGCAGCGCCCTGGAACAGAACGCCGACACCCTGGCCCGCGGGCTCGCCGCCGCGCAATTTGGCCCTGCGCAATTCGGCGCCGCGGTGCGGCTGGACCGCCCGCCCGAACCGGTAAGCGCAGAGCTGGTGTCCGAGGCCGTGGCAGCCCTCGCCGACTCCGAAGACCCGGACGACGGCGGCTTCGGCACCGCGCCGAAGTTCCCGCCGTCGCCGGTGCTCGAATTCCTGATCCGGCATGCCGCAGCGGGATCGGGCGCCGCTTCCGGCGCCGGGCCGTTCCGCGCGGCGGATTCCGGCAGCGCACTGGCCGCCCGGGACATGGCGGGCCGCACTCTCGCGGCCATGTCCCGTTCGGCCTTGTTTGACCAGCTCGACGGGGGTTTCGCCCGGTACTCGGTGACCCGGGACTGGTCGGTTCCGCACTTCGAGAAAATGCTCTACGACAACGCCCAGCTGCTGCGCCTGTACACGCACTGGGTCCGGCTCGGCGGTACGGCGGAGTACCCGGCGGCCGAAGCCGCCGACGTCGCCGGCCGCACTGCCGACTGGCTCCTGGCAGCGCTGGGCCTGGCAACCCGGCCGGTGTCCGGGGCGGCGGGTTCTGCCGCGGCGGGTACCGGCCCCGAAAGACTTCCGGAAGCCGTGGCTTCCTCCCTCGACGCCGACACCGTGGTGGCCGGCCGGCACTCCGAGGGGGCCACCTACCTCTGGACCACCAGGGAACTGGCCGCGCTGCTCGGTGCGGAAGACGGCGCCGCCGTCGCCCGCCTGATGAATGTAGGCGGGCGCGGCACGGTGACCGCCGAGGGCTCCCCGCTGCATCCCGGGCGGGAGATGGGGCCGGCGGACGCGGAGCTGTGGCAGCGGGTGCTGCCGGTGCTCCTGGCGGAACGCTCGCGGCGGCCGCAGCCCGCCCGGGACGACAAGGTGGTGGCCGGCTGGAACGGCCTGGCTGTGGCGGCGCTCGCCGAAACCGGCGCGGTGCTTGACCGTCCTGATCTGACGGCGGCCGCCGGGCGGATCGCGGCGTACCTCGAACGGGTGCATTGGCACGCGGGCGAAGGGAACGTGCCGGGCAGCCTCGTGCGGGTCTCGCATGACGGGGTGGCGCGCGGCATCGGGGGCCTGTTGGAGGACTACGCCTTCTGCGCGGAGGGACTGCTGGCGCTTCACTCGGTCACCGGCCAGGCGCGCTGGTACCGCCTGGCCGAGGACCTGATCACCGCTGCCTGCTTCCGGTTCGTTACGGACGGGGCCCTGCAGGACAGCGCCGGGGAGTCGGGCCAGGTGCTGAACGCCCAGGGCGGCCGGGCGGCGCTGGATCCGTTCGACAACGCCGCCCCCAGTGGCGCCGCCGCGTTCGCCGGGGTGCTGCTGTCCTACTCGGCGCTGTCCGGCTCCGGCCGGCACCGCGCCCTGGCCGGCAATATCCTGGACCTTTTGCCGCCGCTGGCAACCCGGGCACCCCGCGTGGCCGGCTGGCTGCTGGCGACGGCGCAGGCCGCGCTCGCGGGCCCGGTGGAGGCCGCAGTTGCCGGCCCGGACACCCCGGAACGCGCGGCATTGCACCGGGAACTGCTGCGCTCGCCGAGCCCCGGGCTTGTGATCGCCGTCCAGGACGCCGCCGACGCCGCGCCCTCCGTGCCGCTGCTGCGGGGCCGGGGACCCGCCCCGGACGGCTCGCCGCAGGTGTTCCTGTGCCGCGGCATGGTCTGCGAACTACCCGTCGGTTCTGCCGGCGCGGTCCGGGATCGCCTCGCTAGCATGGCCGGATGA
- a CDS encoding PhoH family protein, translating to MAISEQLPDVGTDMGQKATSRAKRATSKTGAADSAATGLAVSGEGTASKEPARSFVIDTSVLLSDPRALLRFAEHEVILPIVVITELEGKRHDPELGYFARKALRLLDELRVEHGGLDRPIPIGSDGGTLMVELNHISADVLPAGFRGADNDSRILAVAKSLSNEGRDVTVVSKDLPMRVKASAMGLQADEYRNELVKDSGWTGVAELDASEEEVATLYGHEPVFIPAAAEMPANTGLVLLSSRGSALGRVGADKQVRLVRGDRDVFGLHGRSAEQRLAIDLLMDPSVGIVSLGGRAGTGKSALALCAGLEAVLERREHRKVIVFRPLYAVGGQELGYLPGSEAEKMNPWAQAVFDTLGALVSQEVVEEVMDRGMLEVMPLTHIRGRSLHDAFVIVDEAQSLEKNVLLTVMSRIGQNSKIVLTHDVAQRDNLRVGRHDGVAAVVETLKGHPLFGHITLTRSERSPIAALVTELLEGAEI from the coding sequence GTGGCTATTTCTGAACAACTGCCCGACGTCGGAACCGACATGGGACAGAAGGCTACCTCTCGCGCCAAGCGAGCCACCTCAAAGACCGGTGCAGCGGATTCCGCCGCGACCGGTCTTGCTGTTTCCGGGGAAGGGACAGCAAGCAAGGAACCGGCCCGGAGCTTCGTGATTGACACCTCGGTGCTGTTGTCGGACCCTCGTGCCCTGCTGCGCTTCGCGGAGCACGAGGTCATTCTGCCGATCGTCGTGATCACCGAACTGGAAGGCAAGCGGCACGATCCCGAGCTTGGCTATTTTGCCCGCAAGGCGCTACGGCTCCTCGATGAGCTGAGGGTCGAGCACGGGGGCCTGGACCGGCCCATTCCGATCGGCTCCGACGGCGGCACGCTGATGGTGGAGCTGAACCACATCTCCGCCGACGTGCTCCCCGCCGGGTTCCGCGGCGCGGACAACGACAGCCGGATTCTCGCCGTCGCCAAAAGCCTCTCCAACGAGGGTCGGGATGTGACGGTGGTGTCCAAGGACCTGCCGATGCGCGTCAAGGCCTCGGCCATGGGGCTGCAGGCCGATGAGTACCGCAACGAGCTCGTCAAGGACTCGGGCTGGACCGGGGTGGCCGAGCTCGATGCGAGCGAGGAGGAGGTTGCGACGCTCTACGGCCACGAACCGGTTTTCATCCCGGCAGCTGCCGAGATGCCGGCGAACACGGGGCTCGTGTTGCTCTCCAGCAGGGGATCGGCCCTGGGCCGGGTCGGAGCCGACAAGCAGGTGCGTCTGGTGCGGGGTGACCGCGACGTCTTCGGACTGCACGGCCGTTCCGCCGAACAGCGGCTCGCGATTGACCTCCTGATGGACCCGTCCGTCGGAATTGTCTCCCTCGGCGGCCGGGCGGGCACCGGCAAGTCCGCGCTTGCCCTGTGTGCCGGCCTGGAAGCGGTCCTGGAGCGCCGGGAGCACCGCAAGGTCATCGTCTTCCGGCCGCTGTACGCGGTCGGCGGCCAGGAACTGGGCTACCTGCCCGGGTCCGAGGCGGAGAAGATGAACCCGTGGGCGCAGGCGGTCTTCGACACCCTGGGTGCGCTGGTCAGCCAGGAAGTCGTGGAGGAGGTGATGGACCGCGGCATGCTCGAGGTGATGCCGCTGACCCACATCCGCGGGCGGTCCCTGCACGACGCGTTCGTGATCGTGGACGAGGCCCAGTCGCTTGAAAAGAACGTCCTGCTGACCGTGATGAGCCGGATCGGCCAGAACTCCAAGATCGTTCTGACCCACGACGTAGCCCAGCGCGACAACCTGCGGGTCGGACGGCACGACGGCGTGGCCGCCGTCGTCGAGACGCTCAAGGGACACCCGCTCTTCGGCCACATCACGCTGACCCGCTCGGAGCGCTCGCCGATCGCGGCGCTCGTGACTGAATTGCTGGAAGGGGCTGAGATCTAA
- the trhA gene encoding PAQR family membrane homeostasis protein TrhA, with the protein MDDAAVRLAELLMIKPKWRGWIHTGTAPLALAAGLVLVLLAPTPDLRIASAIYAFTGVLLFGISAIYHRGNWSPRVKMVLKRLDHTNIMLVIAGSYTPLAWALLDRPKAELLLWVIWSGAILGVLFRLLWTNAPRWLYVPIYIALGCGSLFYLPEFFAANAASAILICVGGVLYITGAVFYALKKPNFSYKHFGFHELFHALTVFAFAAHYIAIAIAVLS; encoded by the coding sequence ATGGACGACGCCGCTGTCAGGCTGGCCGAGCTGCTGATGATCAAGCCCAAGTGGCGTGGCTGGATCCACACCGGAACGGCCCCGCTGGCGCTCGCAGCAGGCCTGGTCCTGGTTCTTCTGGCCCCCACCCCGGATCTTAGGATCGCTTCTGCGATCTACGCCTTCACCGGCGTCTTGCTCTTCGGCATCAGCGCCATTTACCATCGCGGCAACTGGTCTCCGCGGGTCAAGATGGTGCTGAAGCGGCTGGACCACACAAACATCATGCTGGTCATCGCCGGCAGCTACACACCGCTCGCCTGGGCGCTCCTGGATCGGCCCAAGGCCGAATTGCTGCTTTGGGTCATCTGGTCCGGCGCCATTCTGGGCGTGCTGTTCCGCCTGCTGTGGACCAACGCCCCGCGCTGGCTCTACGTACCGATCTATATAGCGCTGGGCTGCGGCTCCCTGTTCTACCTGCCGGAGTTCTTCGCCGCCAATGCGGCCTCCGCCATCCTGATCTGTGTGGGCGGCGTCCTCTACATCACCGGCGCCGTTTTCTACGCCCTGAAGAAGCCAAACTTCAGCTACAAGCACTTCGGCTTCCATGAGCTGTTCCATGCCCTCACGGTCTTTGCCTTTGCCGCGCACTACATCGCGATAGCCATCGCCGTCCTCAGCTGA
- a CDS encoding prepilin peptidase, whose translation MIQRLRELGEVAPLAFWLVLLACAYFTAMAVRLTVIDVRYHRLPDRIVFPSYAVAGALLLGAVAIHAGAGAAAAAAVPDAEAGLFGVPGLRVVAGGAALWLFYFLLRALYPPGMGFGDVKLAGVLGMYLGFLGWPHVLAGTFAAFLLGGLWSLGLLVSRRGTLKSSIPFGPFMLAGTAVAMLMPT comes from the coding sequence GTGATCCAACGACTCCGGGAACTAGGCGAGGTGGCGCCGCTGGCCTTCTGGCTGGTGCTGCTGGCCTGCGCCTACTTCACGGCGATGGCGGTGCGGCTCACGGTAATCGATGTCCGGTACCACCGCCTGCCGGACCGGATCGTTTTCCCTTCCTACGCCGTGGCCGGCGCGCTGTTGCTGGGCGCGGTGGCCATCCATGCCGGCGCGGGGGCAGCTGCCGCGGCCGCCGTGCCCGACGCCGAGGCAGGTCTTTTCGGCGTGCCCGGCCTGCGCGTCGTCGCCGGCGGTGCTGCGCTGTGGCTGTTCTATTTCCTGCTGAGGGCGCTCTACCCGCCCGGAATGGGCTTCGGCGACGTCAAGCTTGCAGGCGTCCTGGGCATGTATCTGGGTTTCCTGGGCTGGCCGCACGTCCTGGCCGGGACCTTCGCCGCGTTCCTGTTGGGTGGGTTGTGGAGCCTTGGCTTGTTGGTCTCGCGGCGCGGCACGCTGAAGTCGAGCATCCCGTTCGGACCGTTCATGCTCGCCGGAACTGCCGTGGCCATGTTGATGCCGACATGA
- a CDS encoding MDR family MFS transporter encodes MSTALTTPPAAEPLLLTQKRIWIIFSALIAGMLLSSLDQTIVSTAMPTIVGKLGGVEHQAWITTAYLLATTIVMPIYGKFGDILGRRNLFLVAIGLFTLASVGCAFATDFWGFVIFRALQGLGGGGLMILSQAIIADIVPAKDRGKYMGPLGAIFGLSAVAGPLLGGYFVDHLTWEWAFYINIPIGIAAFAIAWFTLTLPNKKAEKRIDILGVLLLSAATTCLIFFTDFGGKKDEGWDSPLTWAFGAGMVLAALAFVLVERKAEDPIIPLSLFKNRIFVNSTAIGFTLGLGMFAAIAFVPTFLQMSSGTSAAESGLLMLPMMVGLMGMAIFSGIRISKTGNYKMFPILGATLTIAAMLWLTTLTAATPIWVICVQLLVFGAGLGSIMQVIVLVVQNSVPADQIGTATSTNNYFREVGASLGVAVFGSIFTTRLAESLTNAFTGAGATADQASQSTRTLDPQALSQLPEQLKAAIVNAYADSLAPVFWYLLPFLGIALILALTLKQIPLSDTAGMVARGEAVGGEEAERLEAERHAGGTASAGNSAAAGAATPADGGAAVHTDDDELTAVRR; translated from the coding sequence ATGAGCACCGCCCTGACCACCCCACCGGCAGCCGAGCCGCTGCTGCTGACCCAGAAACGCATCTGGATCATCTTCTCCGCCCTGATCGCCGGCATGCTGCTCTCAAGCCTGGATCAGACCATCGTCTCCACTGCCATGCCCACTATCGTCGGCAAGCTCGGCGGCGTCGAGCACCAGGCCTGGATCACCACCGCCTACCTGCTGGCCACCACCATCGTGATGCCCATCTACGGTAAGTTCGGCGATATCCTGGGCCGCCGGAACCTGTTCCTCGTCGCCATCGGGCTCTTCACGCTCGCATCGGTGGGCTGCGCGTTCGCCACCGATTTCTGGGGCTTCGTGATCTTCCGCGCCCTCCAGGGCCTGGGCGGCGGCGGCCTGATGATCCTTTCGCAGGCCATCATTGCCGACATTGTGCCGGCCAAGGACCGCGGCAAGTACATGGGCCCGCTGGGCGCGATCTTCGGCCTCTCCGCCGTCGCCGGTCCGCTGCTTGGCGGCTACTTCGTGGACCACCTGACCTGGGAATGGGCCTTCTACATCAATATCCCCATCGGGATTGCGGCGTTTGCCATTGCCTGGTTCACCCTTACGCTGCCGAACAAGAAGGCCGAAAAGCGCATTGATATTCTCGGCGTGCTGCTGCTGTCCGCTGCTACTACTTGCCTGATCTTCTTCACCGACTTCGGCGGCAAGAAGGACGAAGGGTGGGATTCCCCCCTGACCTGGGCCTTCGGGGCCGGCATGGTGCTGGCGGCGTTGGCCTTCGTGCTCGTGGAGCGCAAGGCCGAAGACCCCATCATCCCGCTGAGCCTGTTCAAGAACCGGATCTTCGTGAACTCGACGGCGATCGGCTTCACCCTGGGGCTGGGCATGTTCGCGGCAATCGCCTTCGTCCCGACCTTCCTGCAGATGTCCTCCGGCACCTCCGCCGCTGAATCCGGCCTGCTGATGCTGCCCATGATGGTCGGCTTGATGGGCATGGCCATCTTCTCGGGCATCCGGATTTCCAAGACCGGCAACTACAAGATGTTCCCCATCCTCGGGGCCACCTTGACCATCGCCGCCATGCTGTGGCTGACCACCCTCACCGCTGCCACGCCCATCTGGGTCATCTGCGTCCAGCTTCTTGTCTTCGGCGCAGGCCTGGGCTCCATCATGCAGGTGATCGTCCTGGTGGTGCAGAACTCGGTTCCCGCGGACCAGATCGGCACCGCGACCAGCACCAACAACTACTTCCGCGAAGTAGGAGCGTCCCTGGGCGTCGCGGTCTTCGGCTCCATCTTCACCACCCGGCTCGCCGAGTCCCTGACCAACGCGTTCACCGGGGCCGGCGCCACTGCCGACCAGGCCTCGCAGTCGACCCGCACCCTGGATCCGCAGGCGCTGAGCCAGCTCCCGGAACAGCTCAAGGCCGCGATCGTCAACGCCTACGCCGATTCGCTGGCTCCGGTGTTCTGGTACCTGCTGCCTTTCCTCGGCATCGCCCTGATCCTGGCACTCACCCTGAAACAGATCCCGCTCTCGGACACCGCAGGCATGGTGGCACGTGGCGAGGCCGTGGGCGGCGAGGAGGCCGAGCGCCTCGAAGCGGAACGCCACGCCGGCGGTACCGCTTCGGCCGGGAACTCCGCTGCGGCAGGTGCAGCCACTCCCGCCGATGGCGGCGCCGCGGTACACACGGACGACGACGAACTCACCGCTGTGCGCCGCTAA
- a CDS encoding NUDIX hydrolase — translation MATPDFILKLRETIGHDMLWIPAVRGVVFDDAGRVLLGQRADNGRWGLIAGILEPGEEPAPGLLREILEETGVVAAAERLVEVDASGHVTYPNGDVCQFLTMVFRCRYVSGEATVNDDESLAVGWFRPGDFPELIPGHLEGIERAAKADGAAHFRH, via the coding sequence ATGGCTACCCCCGACTTCATCCTGAAGCTGCGCGAAACTATCGGCCACGACATGCTTTGGATTCCGGCGGTCCGGGGCGTGGTGTTCGACGACGCCGGGCGGGTCCTGCTCGGCCAGCGTGCCGATAACGGGCGGTGGGGCCTGATCGCCGGGATCCTGGAACCGGGCGAGGAGCCGGCGCCAGGACTGCTGCGGGAGATCCTGGAGGAGACGGGCGTGGTCGCGGCCGCAGAGCGACTCGTGGAGGTGGACGCCTCGGGCCACGTGACGTATCCGAACGGGGACGTCTGCCAGTTCCTGACCATGGTGTTCCGCTGCCGGTACGTTTCGGGGGAGGCGACAGTGAACGACGACGAGTCCCTCGCCGTCGGCTGGTTCCGGCCCGGGGACTTTCCTGAGCTCATTCCGGGGCACTTGGAGGGCATTGAGAGGGCCGCGAAGGCGGATGGGGCCGCGCACTTCCGGCACTAA
- a CDS encoding alpha/beta fold hydrolase, producing MEAMVSGVPVHYAGYGSGTPVLALHGAGVDHGEIAGALEPIFSTVPGFRRLYPDLPGMGRTPAPGTITSNDDVLDILLGLIDSTMGDEPFLVIGQSYGGYLARAIANRRPDQAVGLALICPVGAQTRNVPKHEVLVSSADLTGLDPDQEAAYRSYFVVQTAETLRRFQEHVAPGTSLVDEPGLLRIFSRWELRDRPEAAKPYPHPALILAGRQDATAGHTGPGELIEHYPRATFAVLDRAGHALLHEQPDLVQALVAEWLRRVRERSTT from the coding sequence ATGGAAGCCATGGTCAGTGGAGTGCCTGTGCATTACGCCGGGTACGGCAGCGGCACGCCGGTTCTCGCCCTGCATGGGGCCGGGGTGGATCATGGCGAGATCGCCGGCGCTCTTGAACCGATATTCAGCACCGTGCCTGGCTTTCGGCGCCTGTATCCGGACCTGCCGGGGATGGGCCGCACCCCGGCGCCCGGGACGATCACGAGCAACGATGACGTCCTGGACATTCTCCTCGGCCTTATCGACAGCACGATGGGTGATGAGCCGTTTCTTGTCATTGGTCAGTCGTACGGTGGGTACTTAGCCCGGGCGATTGCCAACCGGAGGCCTGATCAGGCTGTCGGGTTGGCGCTCATCTGCCCGGTTGGTGCGCAGACGCGGAACGTGCCTAAGCACGAGGTCCTGGTGTCGTCAGCCGACCTGACCGGACTGGACCCGGATCAGGAGGCAGCCTACCGCAGTTACTTCGTTGTTCAGACGGCGGAAACCCTGCGCCGGTTCCAGGAGCATGTGGCTCCTGGAACATCTCTTGTGGACGAGCCGGGCCTGCTGCGAATCTTTTCCCGCTGGGAGCTCCGGGATCGGCCGGAAGCCGCGAAACCCTATCCGCATCCAGCGTTGATCCTTGCCGGGCGGCAGGATGCCACGGCCGGGCACACAGGCCCGGGCGAGTTGATTGAGCACTACCCTCGGGCTACCTTTGCCGTGCTTGATCGCGCCGGGCACGCTCTGCTGCACGAGCAACCTGACCTCGTGCAGGCCCTCGTTGCCGAATGGCTCAGGCGCGTTCGTGAGCGTTCGACGACATGA
- a CDS encoding isoprenyl transferase: protein MELPGFLYGFYERRLQRSLDPERIPKHIGVMVDGNRRWARQFNAPTSQGHQAGADKIHEFLGWCQELGVKVVTLYMLSTDNMNRSGEELDLLMGIIANTLDRLDEDAEISVHAMGAPELLPDYLAERLNKLTARTPAREKLHVNVAVGYGGRREIVDAVRELLHDAVGRGADIGKLADELSVDDISRFLYTRGQPDPDLVIRTSGEQRLSGFLMWQSAYSEFYFCEALWPAFRKVDFLRALRDYAGRQRRFGS from the coding sequence ATGGAACTGCCCGGGTTCCTTTATGGCTTCTACGAGCGCCGGCTCCAACGGTCCCTTGACCCGGAGCGGATCCCCAAACACATCGGTGTCATGGTGGACGGCAACCGGCGGTGGGCCCGTCAGTTCAACGCTCCGACCAGCCAGGGCCACCAGGCCGGTGCCGACAAGATCCACGAGTTCCTCGGCTGGTGCCAGGAACTCGGCGTCAAAGTCGTCACGCTCTACATGCTTTCCACGGACAACATGAACCGCTCGGGCGAAGAACTCGACCTGCTGATGGGCATCATCGCAAATACTTTGGACCGGCTCGACGAGGACGCCGAGATCTCCGTGCACGCCATGGGCGCCCCTGAGCTCCTTCCGGACTACCTCGCCGAACGGCTCAACAAACTCACCGCCCGCACACCCGCGCGCGAGAAGCTCCACGTCAATGTCGCCGTCGGCTACGGCGGGCGCCGGGAGATCGTCGACGCCGTCCGCGAACTCCTGCACGACGCCGTCGGCCGCGGCGCCGACATCGGCAAGCTCGCTGACGAACTCAGCGTCGACGACATCTCCCGGTTCCTATACACCCGCGGCCAGCCCGACCCGGACCTCGTGATCCGGACGTCGGGCGAGCAGCGGCTTTCCGGGTTCCTGATGTGGCAGAGCGCATACAGCGAGTTCTACTTCTGCGAAGCGCTGTGGCCGGCTTTCCGGAAAGTGGACTTCCTCCGCGCCCTGCGTGACTATGCCGGCAGGCAGCGCCGCTTCGGCTCCTGA